In Deinococcus maricopensis DSM 21211, the sequence GGTTGAACAGCGTGGTCTTGCCGGCGCCGTTCGGGCCGATGACGGCATGAATCTCCCCCTCGTGAATGTCGAGGTGGACGTGGTTGGTGGCCTGGAAACCCCGGAAATCCCGGCACAGGTCGCGGGCTTGAAGCGCGACCGTCATGAGGTCTGACCGCAACGCGGCATAACACCCCCCTTTCAGTGATTGATGCTGTCAGGGTAGGTGCGGCGCGTTACCGTCCGGTTACACCGCGCGGGCGGTTCAGGTGCCGGTCGGCTCCTCGCGCGGGCGGATCGGCGTTTCGTTCTCGGGTTTGCGTCCTCGGCGCCCGTCGAGGCACACGCGGAACTTCTCGTAGTCGGCGTGGACGTTGCCGGTCGGTCGGATGTACCCGACCGTGCCGATCTCGCGTCGGCCCCAGTCGAGGACGGTCATGGCGATGCTGACGTCGGCTTTCACGGCCATGTAGTAGAAGCCGCTCTTCCAGTGGTCCGCGCGGGCGCGGGTGCCTTCGGGCGCGACGACCAGCATGATCTCCTTCTGGTCGCGGATCATGTCCGCGACGGCCTGCACGAAGTTCCCGCCGGCGCGGCGGCGGTCCACGGACACGCCGCCCATGGCGCGCAGCACCCCGCCGAACGGCGGGCGGAACAGGCTGTGTTTCGCGACGAACTTCACGGGCGAACGCGTCGCCCACGCCCACAGGATGCCGATGGGGAAATCCCAGTTGCTGGTGTGCGGGTACACGACGGACACGACTTTCGGGCCGGGCGGCTGCTCGAGCAGCACCGTCCAGCCGGCGGCGCGCAGCACTGCGCCGGCGATGCGTGAGGCGAAGGTCGGCGGTCGGTTCCGCCACAGGGGTTGCGTCATGATGACGGAAGTGTAGCGTCGGCACCCTCCGCTGTCCGCGCAGGAGGTCACACCCTCGCGCACGCCTCAAGTGAACATGAAGCGTTCGGTGAGGCCGCGCGGGGTCCGTATGCTGTGGGCATGACGAACGCCGCCGTTCTTTCCCCACGCGGGGCCGCGCGCCTCGCGAGCGGGCACCCGTGGGTGTACCGCAGTGATACCCTCAACCTTCCGGACACACCCGGCATTCACGCCGTGCAGGACGTGCGGGGTCGCCCGCTCGGCTGGGCACTCGTGAACGCCCGCAGCGAGATCAGCGTGCGCCTGCTGAGCGCCGACCCGGCCGTGCGAGCGGACGAGGCGTTCCTGCGCGCCCGCCTGGACGCGGCACTCGATTACCGCGCGCGCCTGAACCCGGACGCCGACGCGTACCGCCTCGTGCACGGCGAAGGTGACGGCCTGCCGGGCCTCGTGGTCGACCGCTACGGCCCGTACGCGGTCGTGCAGAACGGCACCGCCGCGCTGGAGCCGCACCTGGGCGCGCTCGTGCAGCACCTCGCGGAACGCCTGGGGCTGCAGGGGGTGCTCGCGCGCCACGAGGGGAAGGTGCGGGCGCTCGAAGGCCTGGAGACCGGCATTGATGAGCTGTACGGCCGCGTGCCGGATCGCCTGGAGGTGCAGGAAGCGGGCGCGCGCGGCCCCGTACGGTACCTGGTGGAGCCGCGCACCGGGCAGAAGACGGGCGCGTTCCTGGATCAGCGCGTGAACCGCGCGCTGCTGGGCGCGTACGCGCGCGGCGCGGCACTGGACGTCTTCAGTTACCACGGGTCGTTCGGGCTGCACCTCGCGCCCGGCGCGGCGCACGTGGAGTTAATTGACGCGTCGGGCGCCGCGCTGGCGCGGGCCGAGGAGAACATGCGCCTGAACGGGCACACGAACGTCACGTACACCGAGGCGAACGCCTTTGATCGTTTGCGGGACCTGGAATCGGCAGGGCAGCGGTTCGACACGATCAGCCTCGACCCGCCCGCATTCGCGAAACGCGCGAAGGACCTGCCGAACGCATACCGGGCGTACAAGGAGCTGAACCTGCGGTGCCTGAAGCTCCTGCCGGTGGGCGGCGTGATGGCCACGACGAGCTGCTCGTTCCACGTGTCCGACAGTGACTTCCACGGGATGCTGGCGGACGCGGCAGCCGACGCGCGCGTGCGGATGCGAGTGCTGCACCGTGGGACGCAGGCGCCGGATCATCCGGAGCGGCTGGGCGTGCCGGAAACCCGGTACCTGAAGTTCACGCTGCTGGAACGCGTGGAGTGAGGGCAGGACGGCGCAGGGAGAGGGCCTCCTGCGCCGCCCTCTTTGAACGCTGTCCTTTGCGGCGTGGAGCCCCCGCGTTCGCGGCACACGTCCAGCACTACGTGGGGGCCGAGTCGCGGCAACGCTCACGAGCTGGAGGTGCAGGCGTGCAGCGTCACGGTACCGGCGGTGACGCTGCACGCCCGCAGCGCACGGAGGCTGCGGACGAGCGGAAGGAGCGTGCGGACCTGCGGACCCGGCCTTGAAGATCGGATGAGTGCGCGGCGCCCCTGAGCTACACTGCGGGCATGAGTGAGCCGTCCGCGCTGCCCCCGGAGCTGCAGGCGCAACTGGAGACCCTGGGCGGTCATCTGGTGTGGCGCATCGGCAAGGACGAAGCGTCCGAGGACGTGATCGTGCGGGTCGGGTACGCGTCGGCGACGCCGCGGTTCGCGTTCCTGCCGCGCCTGCGGGCCGCGTCGGACGCCGAAGTGCAGGACGCCCTCGCGCGCGGCGCCGTGGTGATTGAATGGGTGGACTGACCCGTCAGCCGCCCGGAAGGACGCGCCGTTGATTTTCGAGGCGACGCAGACGTTCGAGCTGCCATACCCCGGCGAGCGCGCCGCCGCGCTCGCGTTCCTGCGCGACCCAGCCCGCGCGCTCGCCCGCGTCCGCTTTCTGGAGGGGCTCCACGTGCACGGCGACCGGGTCCGCGCGACGCTACGCGCACCCATTCCGGTGCTGGGCGAGGTGACCCTCCCCTTTGAGAGCGTCCTGCAGGTCACGGCGGACGGCGCGACCCTGACGCCCCAGCCGATCAGCGGTGAGCGCGCCTGGGTGGAAGTGGCCGGACAGGGCCACGCGCGTGGCGACGCCGAACACGTGATGCTGATGTACGCCTTCCAGTTCCGCGCGCACCTGAGCGCCCCCGCAGCCGAACACTGGGGCGGCGCGGCGTTCGAGAAGATGGCGCGCGAAACGGCGCGGCGCACCCTTGAGCGCGTCGCGGCAGCCTTCCCGGACGCCGTGCGCGCCGCCATGCCCTGACCCTGGCTGCGGGCCATGAAGGGAGCGTCAATGGCCGGGCCGGGCGCGACGTGTACACTGCGCGCGGCCAGCGCCACCCGTTCCCGCGTCTGCGCGGGCACCTGAACCGCGCAGGCCTGAAGGAGGACCCGGCATGAACATCACCTTCTGGGGACACAGCGCATTCCTGTTTGAGCACGGCGAGCACCGCGTCGTCGTGGACCCGTTCATCAGCGGCAACCCCACCGCGCCGCTCACGCTGGAGGACGCGCTCGCGCTGCAGCCAAGCGCGGTGCTGATCAGCCACGCCCACGGGGACCACTGGGGTGACGCGCTCGCGTTCGCGGAGCGGGGCGCGACCATCATCGCCACGGCGGAAATCGGCGGGTACGCGCAGGCGCACGGCGCCAGCAGCGCCATCGGCGCGAACATCGGCGGGACCGTGCGGCAGACGTGGGGCAGCGTGACGTTCACGCCCGCGTGGCACTCCAGCAGCTTCCCGGACGGCACGTACGGCGGGATGCCCACGGGCCTGATCATCGAGATGGGCGGCGTGCGCGCGTACTTCGCGGGCGACACGTCGCACTTCAGCGACATGCGCCTGATCGGTGACCGCGGCCTGGACGTGGCGGTGCTGCCCATCGGTGATCACTTCACCATGGGGCCGGAGGAGGCGGCGCGGGCCCTCGCGGACCTGCGGCCGCGCGTGGCGATCCCCATGCATTACGGTACGTTCCCGCCGCTGACCGGCGACCCGCAGGTGTTCGCTCGACTGGCGGGCGAGGCGGGCGTGGAAGCGCGCGTCCTGAGCCCCGGCGAGCGCACGACCCTCTGAAGCAGGGGCCCTGGGGGACAGCCCCCAGGGGCCCCTGCGGCGCGCATGACACTTGCTCATGCACGCGTTCACGTGGCGTTGAGGACTTCACGCCGCGGTGCGGACGCGTTCGTTACACTGGCGGTGACGATGCGGAGTGAGCGAGCGTGACCACAGACGGCGGGATCCCCGGTTACCGGGTCCTCAGGGCACTCGGGCGCGGTCAGACGTCCCTGGTGTCGCTGGCCGTGGATGAACGCGGCCAGAAGGTCGCCCTGAAAATCCCCCACCCCGAGACGCTCAAGGACTCGAAAGCCGCGGAGCGCTTCGGGAACGAGGTGCGCCTCAGCCTGCGCCTCCGGCACCCCCGCGTGGTGGAGGGCCTCGCGGGCACCGCCTTCGGGGCGGGCGCGTTCCTGGCCATGCAGTACTTCCCGGAAGGGACGCTGACTCGCTGGATGGAAATCGCGCGCCTCACACCCGAGGAGGCGTACAGCGTCGGCGCAGACATCGCCGAGGCGCTCGCGTACCTGCACGCCCAGGACATGATCCACCAGGACGTGAAGGCGCAGAACGTGTACCTCAAAGACGGCCGCGCGGCCCTCGGGGACTTCGGCAGTGCGTACTTCGCGTCGCAGGGCGGCAAGCCCGCCGGCAGCCCCTTCTACATGGCACCCGAAATCTACCTCGGCGAGACCAGTTCGCCTGCCAGTGACGTGTACAGCCTGGGCGTGCTGCTGTACGAGATGCTCGGGGGCCGCCGCCCGCACGTTGCCGCCACGTACGACGCCCTGATGGCGGCGCACCTGAACGCGTACCCCGCGCCGCTCGCGTCACTCGCGCCGAACCTGCCCGCCGGCGTGACCCGCGTCGTGGAGCGCGCCCTGGCGAAACGCGCGTCGGACCGGCCGGACGCGCAGACCATCCATGACATGCTGGTGCGCGCGCAGGGCAAGCTGACCCTGTCCGACGCCGTGGCCGCCCCGCCGCCGGCCGCGGCCGTCCCCCCCGCGAAAGCGGTCGGGCGTCACGGCGCCACGCCCGCCCCCGCCAAACCGGAGCCGCAACCGCCGGCACCGGAGCCACGCGGGTTCAGCTTCAACCCCTTCAAGAAACGCAAAGGCTAAAACGCGCGGCGCCGGAGTGACTCCGGCGCCGCGGTTCAGTGCCCGCTCAGCGGGTTGACGTAGCGGCCACCTCGACGCCCGCCACCTCCAGCAGCGCGCGCAACCCCCCCTCGAATCCCTCCAGGCGCGGCCAGGTGGGCGGGAACGGCTGCGTGGCCGTCACCTCGTTCGGCACGACCACGGTCCGCAGGCCCGCAGCGACCGCCGCCGTCGCGCCGTTCAGGCTGTCCTCCACGGCAATGGCGGCGTCCTCGTGCAGACCGAGGTTCCGCAGCGCCAGCCGGTACAGGGCCGGGTCCGGCTTCACGCGTTCCACTTCGTAGCGGGTGGCGAGCGTTTCGAACGCGCCGGTCAGGTCGTGGTGCGCGAGCCAGCGTTCCACCCACTCGCGGTCACTGCTGGTCGCCACCGCGAGCCGCAGCCCCGCCGCGCGCGCTTCCTCAATCAGGGCGCGCACGCCCGGGCGCACGTCCGACGCGCCGATATCCTCCAGAATCCCTGCATGCAGCGCCGCATGCACCCGCTCGCGGTCCGCGCGCACCGCTTCCGGCAGCCCGGCCCACGGGTCGAACGCGTCCCAGGTGCCGACGCCCCGCTGCCAGTCCGCGAGCGCCAGCTCAAGGCCGTGCGTGCGGTACAGCGCCGCCCAATGCCGGAACTCGTGCGTTTCCGTGTCGAAGATCGTGCCGTCGAAATCGAAAATGATCGCTTGAATGCCCGACTTCATACCCCCCAGTGTAGGGGTCAGGCGCGGCCGGCCCCGCGGACCTCAGCGTTCCCACAAGTGCCCGTCGTCCAGCACCAGACGCCCCAACTTGCGGTACTCGAGCAGCAACGCCTCGTGCACGATGCCGTCACTGAGGGCCTCGCCGCGCGACACGGCCATGAACACGGCGTTCATGGCGACGCTGCGGATGTTGCCCCCCGCGATGTCCGCGCGCGCCAGCTGCGCGAAGTTCACGCCGCTGGTGTCCAGGGTGTCCGGGAACGCCGTGCGCCACAGCCGCTCGCGCTCCTGCGGGCCGGGCGCGCGGAAGTTCAGCACGAACTGGATGCGGCGCATGAACGCGCTGTCCATGCTGCTCTCCAGGTTCGTCGTGAGGATCGTCAGGCCGTTGAAGGCTTCCAGACGCTGCAGGAGGTAGTTGACCTGCACGTTCGCGTAGCGGTCGTGCGCGTCCTTGACTTCACTGCGCTTCCCGAACACGGCGTCCGCCTCGTCGAACAGCAGGATGCAGCCGCCGTCGTCTGCCGCGTCGAAGATGCGCTTGAGGTTCTTCTCGGTCTCACCGATGTACTTGCTGACGGTGCTCGACAGGTCGATGCGGTAGAGGTCCAGCTTCAGTTCGTTTGCGAGCACCTCGGCGCTGAGCGTCTTACCGGTGCCGCTCGGGCCGCTGAACAGCGCCGTCAGCGCGCGGCCCCGCCCGGTGGCGCGCGCGCCGAGCACCTCATACACGTCCGCGCGGTGCCGGACGTGCGCGACGATCTGCTTCAGCACGCCCAGGTCCGGCGCGGGCAGCACGAGGTCATCCCAGCCGGACGTGCCGGTCACGCGCTGCGCGAGGCTGCCCAGGCGGCGGCGCCCCGCGACGCGCGCCGCCTGCCACGCGCGCTCCGTGCGCGTCGCGTAGGTGGCGTTGCCCGGCATGGACGCCCGCACCTCCAGCGCGAGCGCGTCAATACGGTCCAGACTCATCCGGAACTGGTCCGCGAGCTGCCGCACGCCCGGGTGGTCCGGGTCGCTGATGTGCAGCGCCGCCGCCCAGTGCGCCCGCTGCTCCACCGCGCTCGGCTTGTGCACTTCGAGCGGCAGCACCGCCCGCTCCGTGTGCAGCGGGAGGGGCGCGTCACTGAGCAGCACGAACGGCCCATGAATGGCCGCGAGAGCGCTGTGCAGCGTGCCGTCCAGCGTGACCCCTTCGGGCAGGTCACCGCCCGCGTCCAGCACCACGCCGAGCGGCTTGAGGCGCGTATCACGGCCCAGCGTCCGTGTGAGGCCCGCCAGGTCATCCGGGCGGGTAGCGAGCGCGGCGAGGTCCACCAGCAGCACCTCGCCACGGTCCCCCATCAGGTGCGCGGCGAGGTCCCGCAGGGCCTGCGGGTCACTGCCGTACAGCATGACCGCGCGGTCATCCGCGCGTTTCGAGAAGTGCTTTTGCCCCTGCGCGAGCAGCGCCTCCTGCGACTCGGACAGCGCCGTCGTCGGCGTGATCACCTGCGCGACCACCGATAGGGCCGGGTCGAACCCGTCCGCGCCGTGCGCGTACGCCAGCACGCCCGGCGCGACCCGCAGCGTCCGCATGCTGTGGTCCGGCGTCACCCCGGGGGTCGCCAGCAGCAACCCCCAGCGCAGCAGCGGCGCACCGTCCAGAAACGCGGACGGGTCGCCGCCCGTGAGCCAGTCGAGCGCCAGGTGGGGCGTCAGCGACCCGCGCGCCAGGTCCCCGTCGAACCCCAGGTGCAGGGCCGCCACACGGCGGAACCGCACCGGGAACAGCTCACACGCCAGCGCGAGCGCGAGTACGCCCTGCTCGAACGTGCTGAGCGTGAACACCTCCGCCAGATGCCCGAGGCGGCCATCCGGACCGTCCGGCAG encodes:
- a CDS encoding HAD-IA family hydrolase; translated protein: MKSGIQAIIFDFDGTIFDTETHEFRHWAALYRTHGLELALADWQRGVGTWDAFDPWAGLPEAVRADRERVHAALHAGILEDIGASDVRPGVRALIEEARAAGLRLAVATSSDREWVERWLAHHDLTGAFETLATRYEVERVKPDPALYRLALRNLGLHEDAAIAVEDSLNGATAAVAAGLRTVVVPNEVTATQPFPPTWPRLEGFEGGLRALLEVAGVEVAATSTR
- a CDS encoding class I SAM-dependent rRNA methyltransferase, whose protein sequence is MTNAAVLSPRGAARLASGHPWVYRSDTLNLPDTPGIHAVQDVRGRPLGWALVNARSEISVRLLSADPAVRADEAFLRARLDAALDYRARLNPDADAYRLVHGEGDGLPGLVVDRYGPYAVVQNGTAALEPHLGALVQHLAERLGLQGVLARHEGKVRALEGLETGIDELYGRVPDRLEVQEAGARGPVRYLVEPRTGQKTGAFLDQRVNRALLGAYARGAALDVFSYHGSFGLHLAPGAAHVELIDASGAALARAEENMRLNGHTNVTYTEANAFDRLRDLESAGQRFDTISLDPPAFAKRAKDLPNAYRAYKELNLRCLKLLPVGGVMATTSCSFHVSDSDFHGMLADAAADARVRMRVLHRGTQAPDHPERLGVPETRYLKFTLLERVE
- a CDS encoding DUF3248 domain-containing protein, encoding MSEPSALPPELQAQLETLGGHLVWRIGKDEASEDVIVRVGYASATPRFAFLPRLRAASDAEVQDALARGAVVIEWVD
- a CDS encoding serine/threonine-protein kinase; translation: MTTDGGIPGYRVLRALGRGQTSLVSLAVDERGQKVALKIPHPETLKDSKAAERFGNEVRLSLRLRHPRVVEGLAGTAFGAGAFLAMQYFPEGTLTRWMEIARLTPEEAYSVGADIAEALAYLHAQDMIHQDVKAQNVYLKDGRAALGDFGSAYFASQGGKPAGSPFYMAPEIYLGETSSPASDVYSLGVLLYEMLGGRRPHVAATYDALMAAHLNAYPAPLASLAPNLPAGVTRVVERALAKRASDRPDAQTIHDMLVRAQGKLTLSDAVAAPPPAAAVPPAKAVGRHGATPAPAKPEPQPPAPEPRGFSFNPFKKRKG
- a CDS encoding 1-acyl-sn-glycerol-3-phosphate acyltransferase, translated to MTQPLWRNRPPTFASRIAGAVLRAAGWTVLLEQPPGPKVVSVVYPHTSNWDFPIGILWAWATRSPVKFVAKHSLFRPPFGGVLRAMGGVSVDRRRAGGNFVQAVADMIRDQKEIMLVVAPEGTRARADHWKSGFYYMAVKADVSIAMTVLDWGRREIGTVGYIRPTGNVHADYEKFRVCLDGRRGRKPENETPIRPREEPTGT
- a CDS encoding metal-dependent hydrolase, which produces MNITFWGHSAFLFEHGEHRVVVDPFISGNPTAPLTLEDALALQPSAVLISHAHGDHWGDALAFAERGATIIATAEIGGYAQAHGASSAIGANIGGTVRQTWGSVTFTPAWHSSSFPDGTYGGMPTGLIIEMGGVRAYFAGDTSHFSDMRLIGDRGLDVAVLPIGDHFTMGPEEAARALADLRPRVAIPMHYGTFPPLTGDPQVFARLAGEAGVEARVLSPGERTTL
- a CDS encoding DUF3809 domain-containing protein; the encoded protein is MIFEATQTFELPYPGERAAALAFLRDPARALARVRFLEGLHVHGDRVRATLRAPIPVLGEVTLPFESVLQVTADGATLTPQPISGERAWVEVAGQGHARGDAEHVMLMYAFQFRAHLSAPAAEHWGGAAFEKMARETARRTLERVAAAFPDAVRAAMP
- a CDS encoding ATP-binding protein, with translation MSLTETTSLFLNAFESAFLPDGPEGPVDLTLPDGPDGRLGHLAEVFTLSTFEQGVLALALACELFPVRFRRVAALHLGFDGDLARGSLTPHLALDWLTGGDPSAFLDGAPLLRWGLLLATPGVTPDHSMRTLRVAPGVLAYAHGADGFDPALSVVAQVITPTTALSESQEALLAQGQKHFSKRADDRAVMLYGSDPQALRDLAAHLMGDRGEVLLVDLAALATRPDDLAGLTRTLGRDTRLKPLGVVLDAGGDLPEGVTLDGTLHSALAAIHGPFVLLSDAPLPLHTERAVLPLEVHKPSAVEQRAHWAAALHISDPDHPGVRQLADQFRMSLDRIDALALEVRASMPGNATYATRTERAWQAARVAGRRRLGSLAQRVTGTSGWDDLVLPAPDLGVLKQIVAHVRHRADVYEVLGARATGRGRALTALFSGPSGTGKTLSAEVLANELKLDLYRIDLSSTVSKYIGETEKNLKRIFDAADDGGCILLFDEADAVFGKRSEVKDAHDRYANVQVNYLLQRLEAFNGLTILTTNLESSMDSAFMRRIQFVLNFRAPGPQERERLWRTAFPDTLDTSGVNFAQLARADIAGGNIRSVAMNAVFMAVSRGEALSDGIVHEALLLEYRKLGRLVLDDGHLWER